The Amycolatopsis sp. DG1A-15b genome window below encodes:
- a CDS encoding metal-dependent transcriptional regulator, whose translation MGDGSVRRSSSVEDYVRVIYGLVERGEAVTNASLAGRLEVSPSSASGMVTKLSQLGLVTHVPYRGIELTADGRLLARSVLRRHRLIETYLVSELGYTWDEVHAEADALEHAVSDRLVERIAAKLGNPVRDPHGDPIPAPDGSVEELPVRILDDLPPGAVGEIVRVWDTDPELLRYLTEHAINLGERIEVVERQPFGGPLVVKVGSPPDAATHAIGKEIAQALSVTLR comes from the coding sequence ATGGGAGATGGTTCGGTCCGGAGGTCCTCGTCGGTCGAGGACTACGTCCGGGTGATCTACGGCCTGGTCGAGCGGGGCGAGGCGGTCACCAACGCGTCGCTCGCCGGCCGGCTGGAGGTCAGCCCGTCCTCGGCGTCGGGGATGGTCACGAAGCTGTCCCAGCTGGGCCTGGTCACGCACGTGCCGTACCGCGGCATCGAGCTCACGGCCGACGGCAGGCTCCTGGCGCGCTCGGTGCTCCGGCGCCACCGGCTGATCGAGACGTACCTGGTCTCGGAGCTCGGCTACACGTGGGACGAGGTCCACGCGGAGGCGGACGCGCTGGAGCACGCGGTGTCGGACAGGCTGGTCGAGCGCATCGCGGCCAAGCTCGGCAACCCGGTCCGCGACCCCCACGGCGACCCGATCCCGGCGCCGGACGGGAGCGTGGAGGAGCTCCCGGTCCGCATCCTGGACGACCTCCCGCCGGGCGCGGTCGGCGAGATCGTGCGGGTCTGGGACACGGACCCGGAGCTGCTGAGGTACCTGACGGAACACGCGATCAACCTGGGCGAACGCATCGAGGTGGTGGAACGCCAGCCGTTCGGGGGGCCGTTGGTGGTGAAGGTGGGTTCGCCACCGGATGCCGCTACGCACGCCATCGGCAAGGAGATCGCGCAGGCGTTGTCGGTCACGCTGCGCTGA
- a CDS encoding GNAT family N-acetyltransferase: MPVRDAVFEDIEEICALIEEHAVYEDNHDLKLDRAEMSGHLFGPDPKAWVLIATPPGEPGTVAGFAFCSWNFSTWEARPGIWLDDLFVRPAHRRHGLGGELLDELRNRTTGRVEWDMQEGNEKGSAFYAQLGAEPVPGWIRYRWRP; encoded by the coding sequence ATGCCCGTCCGCGACGCCGTCTTCGAAGACATCGAGGAGATCTGCGCGCTCATCGAGGAGCACGCCGTCTACGAGGACAACCACGACCTGAAGCTCGACCGCGCCGAGATGAGCGGGCACCTGTTCGGGCCGGACCCGAAGGCGTGGGTGCTCATCGCGACCCCGCCCGGCGAGCCGGGCACGGTGGCCGGCTTCGCCTTCTGCAGCTGGAACTTCTCCACCTGGGAAGCCCGGCCGGGGATCTGGCTGGACGACCTGTTCGTCCGGCCCGCGCACCGCCGCCACGGGCTCGGCGGCGAGCTGCTGGACGAGCTGCGCAACCGCACGACCGGCCGCGTGGAGTGGGACATGCAGGAGGGCAACGAAAAGGGTTCGGCGTTCTACGCGCAGCTGGGTGCCGAGCCGGTCCCGGGCTGGATCCGCTACCGCTGGCGGCCGTGA